The following are from one region of the Lytechinus variegatus isolate NC3 chromosome 4, Lvar_3.0, whole genome shotgun sequence genome:
- the LOC121413750 gene encoding NADP-dependent malic enzyme-like isoform X1 — MEIMASVRTMFKSSRVLVGCCRRYAASTSGGDQARLQGLKALRLPQMNKGTAFTLRERQALGIHGLLPPVISSMELQEERILHNLKDHSPLDKYVQLMDLQDRNEKLFYRVLCNHITDMMPIVYTPTVGLACQRYGYIFRRPRGLFITKYDKGHVRDIIASWPEQNVKAIVVTDGERILGLGDLGCYGMGIPVGKLALYTAIAGVHPSQCLPVMIDVGTDRQSLLDDPLYIGLKDKRDRSENYDQLIDEFMEAVVERYGQNCLIQFEDFANNNAFRLLEKYRNKYTVFNDDIQGTASVAVAGLLASLRITKTKLSENKFLFQGAGEASLGIADLIVNAMQEEGLSVENARQRIWLVDSRGLIVKGRPSGGISDHKARYAHEHKHMTDLPEIVNAVKPTVLIGAAAISGVFTPDILKAMASFNKRPVIFALSNPTSKAECTAEQAYTHTNGQCVFASGSPFDPFTLPNGKTLVPGQGNNAYVFPGVALGIIAFGIRHVSDSIFLEAAKCIANLVTEAHLGEGRVYPPLEDVREVSVQIAVRVGEYAYGTGMASKYPRPDNMEAYVRKCIYDYEYESFTPDYYDWPNTESKY, encoded by the exons GGTACAGCATTCACCTTGAGGGAGCGCCAGGCATTGGGTATCCATGGCTTGCTACCACCTGTCATCAGCTCTATGGAGCTACAGGAAGAAAGGATCCTACACAACCTCAAAGATCACAGTCCTCTTGATAAATATGTACAGCTTATGGATTTACAG GATCGTAATGAGAAGCTTTTCTACAGGGTCTTGTGTAATCACATCACAGATATGATGCCCATCGTGTATACGCCCACTGTTGGGTTGGCATGCCAACGGTATGGCTACATCTTCCGCCGACCGAGGGGGCTCTTCATTACCAAGTACGATAAGGGACATGTCCGGGACATCATCGCATCCTGGCCAGAGCAAAACGTGAAG GCTATTGTCGTTACTGATGGAGAGAGAATCCTAGGCCTGGGTGATCTAGGCTGTTATGGTATGGGTATTCCTGTGGGTAAACTAGCTCTGTATACAGCCATTGCTGGTGTACATCCTTCACAGTGTCTACCTGTCATGATCGATGTCGGAACAGACCGCCAG TCACTACTTGACGATCCACTCTACATTGGTTTGAAGGACAAGCGGGATCGATCTGAAAACTATGACCAACTTATTGATGAATTCATGGAGGCAGTGGTTGAAAG GTATGGACAGAATTGCTTGATCCAGTTTGAAGACTTTGCCAACAACAATGCGTTCAGGCTTCTTGAGAAATACCGCAACAAGTACACTGTTTTCAATGATGATATACAGG GTACAGCATCAGTGGCTGTTGCAGGGTTACTTGCTAGCTTGAGGATCACCAAGACAAAGCTTAGTGAGAATAAATTCCTTTTCCAGGGTGCCGGTGAG GCCTCATTAGGTATAGCTGATCTTATAGTCAACGCCATGCAGGAAGAAGGGCTCAGTGTAGAGAATGCTAGACAGAGGATCTGGCTTGTGGATTCTAGAGGTCTGATTGTCAAG GGTAGGCCTTCTGGCGGTATCTCGGACCACAAAGCTCGCTACGCCCATGAACACAAACACATGACAGATCTACCTGAAATAGTCAACGCAGTCAAACCAACTGTACTTATTG GTGCTGCTGCGATCAGCGGCGTCTTCACACCTGATATCCTCAAGGCTATGGCATCCTTCAACAAGCGCCCCGTTATCTTTGCTCTGAGCAACCCCACAAGCAAGGCTGAGTGCACTGCAGAACAAGCCTATACACACACCAAT GGTCAGTGTGTGTTTGCCAGTGGAAGCCCCTTTGATCCGTTCACTTTACCCAACGGGAAGACACTGGTACCAGGACAAGGCAACAATGCTTATGTCTTTCCCGGTGTAGCTCTTGGTATCATCGCCTTTGGGATCAGGCATGTCAGTGACTCGATCTTCCTTGAGGCAGCAAAG TGCATTGCCAATTTAGTGACCGAAGCTCACCTCGGCGAGGGACGTGTCTACCCCCCTCTTGAAGATGTGAGAGAAGTATCCGTCCAGATCGCGGTCCGTGTCGGTGAGTACGCTTACGGGACCGGTATGGCGTCCAAGTACCCCCGGCCAGACAACATGGAGGCGTACGTAAGGAAATGCATCTATGACTACGAGTACGAGTCATTCACGCCTGATTACTACGACTGGCCCAACACCGAGTCCAAGTACTAG
- the LOC121413750 gene encoding NADP-dependent malic enzyme-like isoform X2, translating into MSSAPKHFQRDHLQHSRHYGPDILRDTKLNKGTAFTLRERQALGIHGLLPPVISSMELQEERILHNLKDHSPLDKYVQLMDLQDRNEKLFYRVLCNHITDMMPIVYTPTVGLACQRYGYIFRRPRGLFITKYDKGHVRDIIASWPEQNVKAIVVTDGERILGLGDLGCYGMGIPVGKLALYTAIAGVHPSQCLPVMIDVGTDRQSLLDDPLYIGLKDKRDRSENYDQLIDEFMEAVVERYGQNCLIQFEDFANNNAFRLLEKYRNKYTVFNDDIQGTASVAVAGLLASLRITKTKLSENKFLFQGAGEASLGIADLIVNAMQEEGLSVENARQRIWLVDSRGLIVKGRPSGGISDHKARYAHEHKHMTDLPEIVNAVKPTVLIGAAAISGVFTPDILKAMASFNKRPVIFALSNPTSKAECTAEQAYTHTNGQCVFASGSPFDPFTLPNGKTLVPGQGNNAYVFPGVALGIIAFGIRHVSDSIFLEAAKCIANLVTEAHLGEGRVYPPLEDVREVSVQIAVRVGEYAYGTGMASKYPRPDNMEAYVRKCIYDYEYESFTPDYYDWPNTESKY; encoded by the exons GGTACAGCATTCACCTTGAGGGAGCGCCAGGCATTGGGTATCCATGGCTTGCTACCACCTGTCATCAGCTCTATGGAGCTACAGGAAGAAAGGATCCTACACAACCTCAAAGATCACAGTCCTCTTGATAAATATGTACAGCTTATGGATTTACAG GATCGTAATGAGAAGCTTTTCTACAGGGTCTTGTGTAATCACATCACAGATATGATGCCCATCGTGTATACGCCCACTGTTGGGTTGGCATGCCAACGGTATGGCTACATCTTCCGCCGACCGAGGGGGCTCTTCATTACCAAGTACGATAAGGGACATGTCCGGGACATCATCGCATCCTGGCCAGAGCAAAACGTGAAG GCTATTGTCGTTACTGATGGAGAGAGAATCCTAGGCCTGGGTGATCTAGGCTGTTATGGTATGGGTATTCCTGTGGGTAAACTAGCTCTGTATACAGCCATTGCTGGTGTACATCCTTCACAGTGTCTACCTGTCATGATCGATGTCGGAACAGACCGCCAG TCACTACTTGACGATCCACTCTACATTGGTTTGAAGGACAAGCGGGATCGATCTGAAAACTATGACCAACTTATTGATGAATTCATGGAGGCAGTGGTTGAAAG GTATGGACAGAATTGCTTGATCCAGTTTGAAGACTTTGCCAACAACAATGCGTTCAGGCTTCTTGAGAAATACCGCAACAAGTACACTGTTTTCAATGATGATATACAGG GTACAGCATCAGTGGCTGTTGCAGGGTTACTTGCTAGCTTGAGGATCACCAAGACAAAGCTTAGTGAGAATAAATTCCTTTTCCAGGGTGCCGGTGAG GCCTCATTAGGTATAGCTGATCTTATAGTCAACGCCATGCAGGAAGAAGGGCTCAGTGTAGAGAATGCTAGACAGAGGATCTGGCTTGTGGATTCTAGAGGTCTGATTGTCAAG GGTAGGCCTTCTGGCGGTATCTCGGACCACAAAGCTCGCTACGCCCATGAACACAAACACATGACAGATCTACCTGAAATAGTCAACGCAGTCAAACCAACTGTACTTATTG GTGCTGCTGCGATCAGCGGCGTCTTCACACCTGATATCCTCAAGGCTATGGCATCCTTCAACAAGCGCCCCGTTATCTTTGCTCTGAGCAACCCCACAAGCAAGGCTGAGTGCACTGCAGAACAAGCCTATACACACACCAAT GGTCAGTGTGTGTTTGCCAGTGGAAGCCCCTTTGATCCGTTCACTTTACCCAACGGGAAGACACTGGTACCAGGACAAGGCAACAATGCTTATGTCTTTCCCGGTGTAGCTCTTGGTATCATCGCCTTTGGGATCAGGCATGTCAGTGACTCGATCTTCCTTGAGGCAGCAAAG TGCATTGCCAATTTAGTGACCGAAGCTCACCTCGGCGAGGGACGTGTCTACCCCCCTCTTGAAGATGTGAGAGAAGTATCCGTCCAGATCGCGGTCCGTGTCGGTGAGTACGCTTACGGGACCGGTATGGCGTCCAAGTACCCCCGGCCAGACAACATGGAGGCGTACGTAAGGAAATGCATCTATGACTACGAGTACGAGTCATTCACGCCTGATTACTACGACTGGCCCAACACCGAGTCCAAGTACTAG